The following coding sequences are from one Homalodisca vitripennis isolate AUS2020 chromosome 7, UT_GWSS_2.1, whole genome shotgun sequence window:
- the LOC124366363 gene encoding centromere protein S-like isoform X1, which yields MAADSLSVEEKLKLACYYEVSKICKFVCENNTLLGELQIDKQAKQLIAELIWKKLKIYAEDLEAFAKHAKRSTINAEDVKLLVRRNPSMNCLQNEKGEEGNSIPRNGKGMKQNAKDTNPSWRHPILSVTIKERRHLDVKIKMHDKGLSRYFLQIKRQDCAGLFYTKKH from the exons ATGGCTGCTGATTCTTTAAGTGTAGAAGAA aaACTGAAGTTGGCCTGTTATTATGAAGTTTCAAAAATATGCAAGTTTGTGTGTGAAAACAACACACTCCTTGGTGAATTACAGATCGACAAGCAAGCGAAGCAACTCATTGCGGAACTGATTTGGAAGAAACTGAAAATTTATGCAGAGGATCTTGAAGCATTTGCTAA ACATGCGAAGAGGTCAACGATAAATGCTGAAGATGTGAAACTGTTGGTGCGTCGAAATCCGTCCATG AACTGTCTCCAAAATGAAAAGGGAGAAGAAGGAAATTCAATCCCGAGGAATGGAAAAGGAATGAAGCAAAACGCAAAAG ACACCAACCCAAGCTGGCGCCATCCTATCCTGAGTGTGACCATAAAGGAAAGAAGACATTtagatgtaaaaattaaaatgcatgaTAAAGGACTTTCACGATATTTTCTACAAATCAAGCGACAGGATTGTGCAGGactgttttatactaaaaaacaTTGA